The following are from one region of the Armatimonadota bacterium genome:
- a CDS encoding HEAT repeat domain-containing protein, with amino-acid sequence MRKNEREPIDRELFERERQEIIARTRAAMAPVFADLQAAGLSYATLNRLRTSGARYDAAIPILLKWLPRVAVPNAKKFILSTLSVPWARTAVIQPLIREFLTWPNNDDGYKWSVGNALELVADQSAFEQLLAIAGDRSNGASRAMIVLWLGKMKDPRAEAMLIESLSDPSVLYCTVEALGKLKSVKARPLIE; translated from the coding sequence ATGCGGAAAAACGAACGCGAGCCGATCGACAGAGAGCTTTTCGAACGGGAACGGCAGGAGATCATAGCGCGAACCCGCGCAGCCATGGCCCCCGTATTTGCCGACTTGCAAGCAGCAGGGCTGAGCTATGCCACATTGAACCGACTCCGAACGAGCGGCGCCCGCTACGACGCCGCAATACCGATACTGCTCAAATGGCTACCGCGCGTCGCAGTTCCCAACGCGAAAAAGTTCATCCTCAGCACACTCTCCGTTCCATGGGCACGTACCGCGGTGATCCAGCCGCTTATTCGCGAGTTCTTGACGTGGCCCAACAATGACGACGGCTATAAGTGGTCGGTTGGAAACGCCCTTGAACTAGTTGCTGACCAGTCGGCGTTTGAACAACTGCTGGCCATTGCGGGCGATCGCAGCAACGGGGCCAGCCGCGCGATGATCGTGCTTTGGCTCGGGAAGATGAAGGATCCGCGTGCCGAGGCGATGCTGATCGAGTCCCTGTCGGATCCGAGCGTACTGTATTGCACGGTCGAGGCCCTTGGCAAGCTGAAGTCTGTGAAGGCGCGCCCACTCATCGAG